One window of the Burkholderia ubonensis subsp. mesacidophila genome contains the following:
- a CDS encoding maltoporin, giving the protein MIDEAGRIARTPFRLTRLAAAFSLAVASAALHAAPDPATTIAADSAPGGISQATGVVPADTNPANVVTPTPSSAWNQLTPWTQFHGYLRAGVGTSDSHSQACFQLPGAQSKYRLGNECQVYSELEIDQTLYRFANGMQLSAVGMASLVNDLDRTPTFDGNHGRVRLPQSYVQLTHFPGLDDMRIWFGRIYYRRNDVHMNDFYYWNPSGLGAGIENVPIGGGLKLSYALFREDYIDQPNYATRHDLQLSGVHPNPGGELQFGLSYLPARAPVLNASGVMQDAHSGWSVTVQHVQTNLLGGKNKLAFQYGVGPGTGLGYTGTLTNDNRYKSIRVLDAFDWQATRDFGGQVVGIWQRDIAPSGGSQTWVSMGVRPVYAFTQHVKLQGDLGHDRVTPSGGPTRTLLKASVALTLAMDRSFWSRPEFRVFYTYARWNKAAQDAAAPGDPLSTTGVFGTSRSGSTVGAQVEWWW; this is encoded by the coding sequence ATGATCGATGAAGCAGGCCGCATTGCGCGCACCCCGTTCAGGCTCACGCGGCTCGCCGCGGCTTTCTCGCTGGCCGTCGCGTCGGCGGCGCTGCACGCGGCGCCAGACCCGGCGACGACCATCGCCGCCGACAGCGCGCCCGGTGGCATCTCACAGGCAACCGGCGTCGTGCCGGCCGACACGAACCCCGCCAACGTGGTCACGCCGACGCCGTCGTCGGCCTGGAACCAGCTCACGCCGTGGACGCAGTTCCACGGCTACCTGCGGGCCGGCGTCGGAACGAGCGACAGCCATTCGCAGGCCTGCTTCCAGTTGCCGGGAGCGCAGAGCAAGTACCGGCTCGGCAACGAATGCCAGGTCTACAGCGAACTGGAGATCGACCAGACGCTCTACAGGTTCGCAAACGGCATGCAGTTGTCGGCGGTGGGGATGGCGAGCCTCGTGAACGATCTCGACCGCACGCCGACCTTCGACGGCAATCATGGACGCGTGCGCCTGCCGCAGTCATACGTGCAGCTGACCCACTTTCCGGGGCTCGACGACATGCGGATCTGGTTCGGGCGCATCTACTACCGGCGCAACGACGTCCACATGAACGACTTCTACTACTGGAACCCGAGCGGCCTCGGCGCGGGCATCGAGAACGTGCCGATCGGCGGCGGGCTGAAGCTCAGCTATGCGCTGTTCCGCGAGGACTACATCGACCAGCCGAACTACGCGACGCGCCACGACCTGCAGCTGTCCGGCGTGCATCCGAACCCCGGCGGCGAGCTGCAGTTCGGGCTGTCGTACCTGCCGGCGCGCGCGCCGGTGCTGAACGCGAGCGGCGTGATGCAGGACGCGCACAGCGGCTGGTCGGTCACGGTCCAGCACGTGCAGACCAACCTGCTCGGCGGCAAGAACAAGCTTGCGTTCCAGTACGGCGTCGGCCCGGGCACCGGCCTCGGCTATACGGGCACGCTGACGAACGACAACCGCTACAAGAGCATCCGCGTGCTCGACGCGTTCGACTGGCAGGCGACGCGCGACTTCGGCGGGCAGGTGGTCGGCATCTGGCAGCGCGACATCGCGCCGTCGGGCGGCTCGCAGACCTGGGTGTCGATGGGCGTGCGGCCGGTGTACGCGTTCACGCAGCACGTGAAGCTGCAGGGCGACCTCGGCCACGACCGCGTGACGCCGTCCGGCGGCCCGACCCGCACGCTGTTGAAGGCGAGCGTCGCGCTGACGCTCGCGATGGACCGTTCGTTCTGGTCGCGGCCGGAGTTCCGCGTGTTCTACACGTATGCGCGCTGGAACAAGGCGGCGCAGGACGCGGCGGCGCCCGGCGATCCGCTGTCGACGACCGGCGTCTTCGGGACGTCACGCAGCGGGTCGACGGTCGGCGCGCAAGTCGAATGGTGGTGGTGA
- a CDS encoding aldo/keto reductase, with product MVVVIMTNEPCTTIAMGTDAMPFSRIVFGMWRIADWRLSRGERRALIEAALELGVTSFDHADIYGDYTAEGLFGDVLAEAPQLRERMQIVTKCGIRLVSANRPGPEHRLKHYDTRAAHVVASVEQSLRALRTDRLDLLLLHRPDPLMDADEVAATFAALRRDGKVRSFGISNFTPAQAALLQDRMVANGMSLATNQVECSLLHLAPLDDGTFDQAQRWRCPPMLWSPLAGGRLLTDASPAATRVRACAERIGGALGVPATTVLFAWLLALPCRPLPIVGSSRIAALRDAVAATRLPLAREHWFALLHAARGTEVP from the coding sequence ATGGTGGTGGTGATCATGACGAATGAACCTTGCACGACGATCGCGATGGGAACCGATGCGATGCCGTTCTCGCGCATCGTGTTCGGGATGTGGCGCATCGCCGACTGGCGGCTGTCGCGCGGCGAGCGCCGCGCGCTGATCGAGGCGGCGCTCGAACTCGGCGTGACGAGCTTCGACCATGCGGACATCTACGGCGACTACACGGCCGAGGGCCTGTTCGGCGACGTGCTCGCGGAGGCGCCGCAGCTGCGCGAGCGGATGCAGATCGTGACGAAGTGCGGGATCCGGCTCGTGTCCGCCAACCGGCCCGGGCCCGAACACCGGCTCAAGCATTACGACACGCGGGCCGCGCACGTCGTCGCGTCGGTCGAGCAGTCGCTGCGCGCGCTGCGCACCGATCGGCTCGACCTGCTGCTGCTGCATCGTCCCGATCCGCTGATGGATGCCGACGAAGTCGCCGCGACGTTCGCGGCGCTGCGGCGCGACGGCAAGGTGAGGTCATTCGGGATCTCGAACTTTACGCCGGCGCAGGCGGCGCTGCTGCAGGACCGGATGGTCGCCAACGGGATGTCGCTCGCGACGAACCAGGTCGAATGCTCGCTGCTGCATCTCGCGCCGCTCGATGACGGCACGTTCGACCAGGCGCAGCGCTGGCGCTGCCCGCCGATGCTGTGGTCGCCGCTCGCGGGCGGGCGGCTGCTGACCGACGCGTCGCCCGCCGCGACGCGCGTGCGCGCCTGCGCCGAACGGATCGGCGGCGCGCTCGGCGTGCCGGCGACGACGGTGCTGTTCGCGTGGCTGCTCGCGCTGCCGTGCCGGCCGCTGCCGATCGTCGGGTCGAGCCGGATCGCGGCGCTGCGCGACGCGGTCGCGGCGACGCGGCTGCCGCTTGCGCGCGAGCACTGGTTCGCGCTGCTGCACGCGGCGCGCGGCACGGAGGTGCCATGA
- a CDS encoding APC family permease — translation MASLQKVWQTLVGKPLDPLDPRTRHAIAVTPLLAWVGLGADGLSSSCYGPEEAFLALGQHHPLALFLALATAATVFIIAIGYNQVIELFPTGGGGYRVATALLGPKPGLVSGAALLVDYVLTVATSLASGVDAFFSLLPVSAQAFKLTIEIVLIILMTGLNFRGMRESIMVLLPIFVGFVVLHFGLIVYGVAVHGENLASIVPDAVHEAHGMSQSLGTFVMLALLMRAFSLGGGTYTGLEAVSNNVNMLAEPRVPSGKVTMWYMATSLAFTAGGIILLYMLWHAKPVEGQTLNAVVFGSVIDHLGLGSAFARHALLAAVLAFEAGLLLVGAQTGFLDGPAVLSNMASDSWVPRHFRDLSTRLVRQNGIIVVGLSSLLILLWTHGNVDVLVVLYSINVFLTFSMSLLGMSTYWWRQRRTDRGWYKHFLLTALGLVVTSTVLVITLIEKFTAGGWLTVLVTSAVIALCFMINRHYADTRTQLAKEDALFSGAPPVVDEATAPGKPDPSQPTAVLLVGKHRGASMHALLWVNRLFPGHFRNVIFLAVGEVDAKAYDGHEHLERLRHTITESLDYYVAHCRRNGIAADYRIGFGTNPVLEFMNLASATLDEFPNSVCFASKLIFKRVNFLTAWLHNQTPVELQARLHVEGKQMVLLPMNVG, via the coding sequence ATGGCCTCACTCCAGAAGGTCTGGCAGACGCTCGTCGGCAAACCCCTCGATCCGCTCGATCCACGCACGCGCCATGCGATCGCGGTGACGCCGCTGCTCGCGTGGGTCGGGCTCGGCGCCGACGGCCTGTCGTCGTCGTGCTACGGCCCGGAAGAGGCGTTCCTCGCGCTCGGCCAGCACCACCCGCTCGCACTGTTCCTCGCGCTCGCGACCGCCGCGACGGTCTTCATCATCGCGATCGGCTACAACCAGGTGATCGAACTGTTCCCGACCGGCGGCGGCGGCTACCGCGTCGCGACCGCGCTGCTCGGGCCGAAGCCCGGGCTCGTGTCCGGCGCGGCGCTGCTCGTCGACTACGTGCTGACGGTCGCGACGTCGCTCGCGAGCGGGGTCGACGCGTTCTTCAGCCTGCTGCCGGTCAGCGCGCAGGCGTTCAAGCTCACGATCGAGATCGTCCTCATCATCTTGATGACGGGGCTCAACTTCCGCGGCATGCGGGAATCGATCATGGTGCTGTTGCCGATTTTCGTCGGCTTCGTCGTGCTGCACTTCGGGCTGATCGTGTACGGCGTCGCGGTGCACGGCGAGAATCTCGCGTCGATCGTGCCCGACGCGGTGCACGAGGCGCACGGGATGTCGCAGTCGCTCGGCACGTTCGTGATGCTCGCGCTGCTGATGCGCGCGTTCTCGCTCGGCGGCGGCACGTATACCGGCCTCGAGGCGGTGTCGAACAACGTGAACATGCTGGCCGAGCCGCGCGTGCCGAGCGGCAAGGTGACGATGTGGTACATGGCGACGTCGCTCGCGTTCACCGCGGGCGGGATCATCCTGCTGTACATGCTGTGGCACGCGAAGCCGGTCGAAGGACAGACGCTCAACGCGGTCGTGTTCGGCAGCGTGATCGACCATCTGGGCCTCGGCTCGGCGTTCGCGCGGCACGCGCTGCTCGCGGCCGTGCTCGCGTTCGAGGCGGGGCTGCTGCTGGTCGGCGCGCAGACCGGCTTTCTCGACGGCCCGGCGGTGCTGTCGAACATGGCGTCCGACTCGTGGGTGCCGCGCCATTTCCGCGACCTGTCGACGCGCCTCGTGCGGCAGAACGGGATCATCGTCGTCGGCCTGTCGAGCCTTCTGATCCTGCTGTGGACGCACGGCAACGTCGACGTGCTGGTCGTGCTGTACAGCATCAACGTGTTCCTGACGTTCAGCATGTCGCTGCTCGGCATGAGCACCTACTGGTGGCGCCAGCGCCGCACGGACCGCGGCTGGTACAAGCATTTCCTGCTGACCGCGCTCGGGCTGGTCGTCACGTCGACCGTGCTCGTGATCACGCTGATCGAGAAGTTCACCGCCGGCGGCTGGCTGACGGTGCTCGTGACGAGCGCGGTGATCGCGCTGTGCTTCATGATCAATCGGCACTACGCGGATACGCGCACGCAGCTCGCGAAGGAGGATGCGCTGTTCTCCGGTGCGCCGCCGGTCGTCGACGAGGCGACGGCGCCGGGCAAGCCCGATCCGTCGCAGCCGACCGCGGTGCTGCTGGTCGGCAAGCATCGCGGCGCGAGCATGCATGCGCTGCTGTGGGTGAACCGGCTGTTCCCGGGACACTTCCGCAACGTGATCTTCCTCGCGGTGGGCGAAGTCGACGCGAAGGCGTACGACGGGCACGAGCATCTCGAGCGGCTCCGGCACACGATCACCGAGTCGCTCGACTATTACGTCGCGCATTGCCGGCGCAACGGCATCGCGGCCGATTACCGGATCGGGTTCGGCACGAATCCGGTGCTCGAATTCATGAACCTCGCGTCGGCGACGCTCGACGAGTTTCCGAACAGCGTGTGCTTCGCGAGCAAGCTGATCTTCAAGCGCGTGAATTTCCTGACCGCCTGGCTGCACAACCAGACGCCCGTCGAGCTGCAGGCGCGGCTGCACGTCGAGGGCAAGCAGATGGTGCTGCTGCCGATGAACGTCGGGTAG
- a CDS encoding OmpA family protein, protein MKNAASSVFQVARRGRTALFAAALLSLSSLASAAAGDEPGSKDHPLLTRFAGATINAYSQAQFDEAFLPNQPVDDVKTAKGLNLEGKVTRISYSISSDRSTLEVERNYLDALQKGGFQILFRCTAEQCGGELQSLVINSGRMRQAGGGGASFGGKHRTILAKLPRPSGDAYVFLHVMDDSASNKRTLVYEEVVEVKPMQTGQVKVMDSSALQKGLAVTGKVALYGIYFDTDKAQVKPESKPQLDEMAKLLTANPALKVYIVGHTDNQGAFARNADLSQKRAEAVAQALATTYRVAPARLVAKGVASLSPVASNTDDAGRAQNRRVELVQQ, encoded by the coding sequence ATGAAGAACGCAGCGTCGTCCGTATTCCAAGTCGCGCGCCGTGGCCGCACCGCGCTGTTCGCCGCCGCGCTGCTGTCGCTTTCGTCGCTGGCGAGCGCCGCCGCCGGCGACGAGCCGGGCTCGAAAGACCATCCGCTGCTCACGCGCTTCGCGGGGGCGACCATCAATGCCTATTCGCAGGCGCAGTTCGACGAGGCGTTCCTGCCGAACCAGCCGGTCGACGACGTGAAGACCGCCAAGGGCCTGAATCTGGAAGGCAAGGTCACGCGGATCTCGTACTCGATCAGCAGCGACAGGTCGACGCTGGAAGTCGAGCGCAACTATCTCGACGCGCTGCAGAAGGGCGGCTTCCAGATCCTGTTCCGCTGCACGGCGGAGCAGTGCGGCGGCGAGCTCCAGAGCCTCGTGATCAATTCGGGCCGCATGCGGCAGGCGGGCGGCGGCGGCGCCAGCTTCGGCGGCAAGCATCGCACGATCCTCGCGAAGCTGCCGCGTCCGTCCGGCGATGCGTATGTGTTCCTGCACGTCATGGACGATTCCGCGTCGAACAAGCGCACGCTCGTGTACGAGGAAGTCGTCGAGGTGAAGCCGATGCAGACCGGGCAGGTCAAGGTGATGGATTCGAGCGCGCTGCAGAAGGGGCTCGCGGTGACCGGCAAGGTCGCGCTGTACGGCATCTACTTCGATACCGACAAGGCGCAGGTCAAGCCGGAATCGAAGCCGCAGCTCGACGAGATGGCGAAGCTGCTGACGGCCAACCCGGCGCTGAAGGTGTACATCGTCGGCCATACCGACAATCAAGGCGCGTTCGCGCGCAACGCGGACCTGTCGCAGAAGCGCGCCGAAGCGGTCGCGCAGGCGCTGGCGACGACCTATCGCGTCGCACCGGCGCGCCTCGTCGCGAAGGGCGTCGCATCGCTGTCGCCGGTGGCGTCCAACACCGACGACGCCGGCCGCGCGCAGAACCGTCGCGTCGAGCTCGTCCAGCAGTAA
- a CDS encoding DUF3617 domain-containing protein — translation MRLLIAAALAGFAVSSIAQTVSPGMWHDEVAYTLNGKPLPATQAPDQCLTDADAKNIRKTMEYRMKRDKIDCTITNWDYAGSALQVGLSCANAQGRGTAKVTGTVTPTSYDLKGQGRGQTVQGGPYTTAWTWRGKRVGDCR, via the coding sequence ATGAGACTCCTGATCGCCGCCGCGCTCGCCGGCTTCGCCGTGTCGTCCATCGCCCAGACCGTGTCGCCCGGCATGTGGCACGACGAAGTCGCCTACACGTTGAACGGCAAGCCGCTGCCGGCCACGCAGGCGCCCGACCAGTGCCTGACGGACGCGGATGCGAAGAACATCCGCAAGACGATGGAATACCGGATGAAGCGCGACAAGATCGATTGCACGATCACGAACTGGGACTATGCGGGCTCGGCGCTGCAGGTCGGGCTGTCGTGCGCGAACGCACAGGGCCGCGGCACGGCCAAGGTGACCGGCACGGTCACGCCGACGAGCTACGACCTGAAGGGGCAGGGCCGCGGGCAGACCGTGCAGGGCGGCCCGTACACGACGGCGTGGACCTGGCGCGGCAAGCGGGTGGGCGACTGCCGGTAA
- a CDS encoding DUF3857 domain-containing transglutaminase family protein translates to MRIPVRLLGVACFCLTTCGAHASPSAPDAAAARVDDTPPTTLERDVHEFVIQRDGSLEEHDDATLRANNANGIDAIAQRYVWFDKDLEQVDLLAAETLDRDGVAHPVGPDAIRDVQEPRSAGAPTFQDGVLRTVVFPGVEAGSRTRVAFRKVRTKPLNPGYFGYFVEPSRDPVDYQRLVFDVPADMPLHADARGYVALPPVTANGRTRYVFEYRHGPYDRIELGAIGYPSDGDRLMVSTLPDYAAFAARYRNAAVDPSADDPAVVQLARALTANASAPRDKARILYAWVQANVRYVALFLGETAAAPHRVTDILRNRYGDCKDHVALFGALLAAVGIRSEPVLLNLGSVYTLPSVPGYGGGAINHAITWLPDLGLYADTTTGGIAFGYLPPIVMDRPALLVDTGVLARTPATQPRTRTARLVIDAARIDAQRYQSYIEDDGWTAELERNVFRRATRERVRQLAVERLRQSGLRGTAELVTTDLAATGGPFAVTMTGALDHVVWPDGTTAVPALSSLTGGIATQVQSWLAEPVRTQAWVCIGGDFDETAQVALPAGVAVTDVPADTAVRDRFVDFASHYVFDASARVVQVTRRLRAHFDRQVCTPDDYAAMRASLERIERDTQAQIVVRAQAR, encoded by the coding sequence ATGCGCATTCCGGTCCGCCTGCTCGGCGTTGCGTGTTTCTGCCTGACGACGTGCGGCGCGCACGCGTCGCCGTCCGCGCCTGACGCGGCCGCGGCCCGCGTCGACGACACGCCGCCCACGACGCTCGAGCGCGACGTCCACGAATTCGTGATCCAGCGCGACGGCTCGCTCGAGGAGCACGACGACGCGACGCTGCGCGCGAACAATGCGAACGGCATCGACGCGATCGCGCAGCGCTACGTGTGGTTCGACAAGGACCTCGAGCAGGTCGACCTGCTCGCGGCCGAGACGCTCGATCGTGACGGCGTCGCGCATCCGGTCGGCCCCGATGCGATCCGCGACGTGCAGGAGCCGCGCTCGGCCGGCGCGCCGACGTTCCAGGACGGCGTGCTGCGCACGGTCGTGTTCCCCGGCGTCGAAGCCGGCTCGCGCACGCGCGTCGCGTTCCGCAAGGTGCGGACCAAGCCGCTCAATCCCGGTTATTTCGGTTACTTCGTCGAGCCGTCGCGCGACCCGGTCGACTACCAGCGGCTGGTCTTCGACGTGCCGGCCGACATGCCGCTCCATGCCGACGCGCGCGGCTACGTCGCGCTGCCGCCGGTGACCGCGAACGGCCGCACGCGCTACGTATTCGAATACCGCCACGGTCCGTACGACCGGATCGAGCTCGGCGCAATCGGCTATCCGAGCGACGGCGACCGGCTGATGGTGTCGACGCTGCCCGACTATGCCGCGTTCGCCGCGCGCTACCGCAACGCGGCGGTGGACCCGAGCGCGGACGATCCCGCGGTCGTGCAGCTTGCGCGCGCGCTCACCGCCAACGCGTCCGCCCCGCGCGACAAGGCGCGCATCCTGTACGCGTGGGTGCAGGCGAACGTGCGCTACGTCGCGCTGTTTCTCGGCGAGACCGCCGCCGCGCCGCACCGCGTGACCGACATCCTGCGCAACCGCTACGGCGACTGCAAGGATCATGTCGCGCTGTTCGGCGCGCTGCTCGCGGCAGTCGGCATCCGCAGCGAGCCGGTGCTGCTCAACCTCGGCTCCGTCTATACGCTGCCGTCGGTGCCGGGCTACGGCGGCGGCGCGATCAATCACGCGATCACGTGGCTGCCCGACCTCGGGCTGTACGCCGACACGACCACCGGCGGCATCGCGTTCGGCTACCTGCCGCCGATCGTGATGGACCGCCCGGCGCTGCTCGTCGACACCGGCGTGCTGGCGCGCACGCCGGCGACGCAGCCGCGCACGCGCACCGCGCGCCTTGTGATCGACGCCGCGCGGATCGACGCGCAGCGCTACCAGTCGTACATCGAGGACGACGGCTGGACCGCCGAACTCGAGCGCAACGTGTTCCGCCGCGCGACGCGCGAGCGCGTGCGGCAGCTTGCCGTCGAGCGCCTGCGGCAAAGCGGGCTGCGCGGCACGGCGGAGCTCGTCACGACCGACCTGGCGGCGACCGGCGGGCCGTTCGCCGTGACGATGACGGGCGCGCTCGACCACGTCGTGTGGCCGGACGGCACGACCGCGGTGCCGGCGCTGTCGAGCCTGACCGGCGGGATCGCGACGCAGGTGCAGAGCTGGCTCGCGGAGCCGGTGCGCACCCAGGCGTGGGTCTGCATCGGCGGGGATTTCGACGAGACCGCGCAGGTCGCGCTGCCGGCCGGCGTCGCCGTGACCGACGTGCCGGCCGACACGGCGGTGCGGGATCGCTTCGTCGATTTCGCGTCGCACTATGTGTTCGACGCCAGCGCGCGCGTCGTGCAGGTCACGCGGCGGCTGCGCGCGCATTTCGACCGGCAGGTGTGCACGCCGGACGATTACGCGGCGATGCGCGCGTCGCTCGAACGGATCGAGCGGGATACGCAGGCGCAGATCGTCGTGCGGGCGCAGGCGCGCTGA
- a CDS encoding AraC family transcriptional regulator, with translation MTYNPPILIDRPKPMADPQIAAPSAAPASDAHDLVSELLLGMRLSGVQYRRIQVARPFGVRFDNARGRAQFHFVGRGPVLLRASGGATYRLEAGDAILLPHGGAHALVSEPDAPCREIDGFETAKLCDTVASVDAAKHAAGDADTGDALIFSGCMELDLGGMQPLVATMPEVMLVGTLLARYPELRTMLDAMERESCTERAGFAGILARLADVVAAFIVRGWVECGCGAATGWVQALRDPKLGRAIVALHRDPGRNWSVAELAAEAGVSRSVFAERFLAATGMTPVRYLTELRMRLASQWIVRDREPIETVAYRLGYGSLAAFSRAFKRIVGRPPGALRGDGETGAGASTDR, from the coding sequence ATGACATACAATCCGCCAATATTGATCGATCGTCCGAAACCGATGGCAGACCCGCAGATCGCCGCCCCGTCCGCGGCGCCCGCATCCGACGCGCACGACCTCGTCAGCGAACTGCTGCTCGGGATGCGCCTGAGCGGCGTCCAATACCGCCGCATCCAGGTCGCGCGGCCGTTCGGCGTGCGCTTCGACAACGCGCGCGGCCGCGCGCAGTTCCACTTCGTCGGGCGCGGGCCGGTGCTGCTGCGCGCGTCGGGCGGCGCGACCTACCGGCTCGAGGCCGGCGACGCGATCCTGCTGCCGCACGGCGGCGCGCATGCGCTGGTGTCGGAACCGGACGCGCCGTGCCGGGAAATCGACGGCTTCGAGACCGCGAAGCTCTGCGACACGGTTGCGTCGGTCGACGCGGCAAAGCACGCCGCCGGCGACGCGGATACCGGCGACGCGCTGATCTTCAGCGGCTGCATGGAGCTCGATCTCGGCGGCATGCAGCCGCTCGTCGCGACGATGCCCGAGGTGATGCTGGTCGGCACGCTGCTCGCCCGCTACCCGGAGCTCCGGACGATGCTCGACGCGATGGAGCGCGAGTCGTGCACCGAGCGCGCGGGGTTCGCGGGCATCCTCGCGCGGCTCGCGGACGTGGTCGCCGCGTTCATCGTGCGCGGCTGGGTCGAATGCGGGTGCGGCGCCGCGACCGGCTGGGTGCAGGCGTTGCGCGATCCGAAGCTCGGCCGCGCGATCGTCGCGCTGCATCGCGACCCGGGCCGCAACTGGAGCGTCGCCGAACTCGCGGCCGAAGCCGGCGTGTCGCGCTCGGTGTTCGCCGAGCGGTTTCTCGCGGCGACCGGGATGACGCCCGTGCGCTACCTGACCGAGCTGCGGATGCGGCTCGCCTCGCAATGGATCGTGCGCGATCGCGAACCGATCGAGACGGTTGCGTATCGTCTCGGCTACGGCTCGCTCGCGGCATTCAGCCGCGCGTTCAAGCGCATCGTCGGGCGACCGCCGGGCGCGCTGCGTGGCGACGGGGAAACCGGCGCCGGCGCAAGCACCGACCGGTAG
- a CDS encoding MFS transporter, which yields MNPSIQPAGTTAAPGEPAWGAVFAMTLGVFGLVTAEFLPASLLTPMAESLGVTEGVAGQAVTATATVALVTSLLIAAATRTIDRRRVLLAFSVLLIVSNLAVAFATNLTTILIGRVLLGIALGGFWTMSTATAMRLVPTAMVPRALSIIFSGVAVATIAAAPLGSYFGHLIGWRNVFLIAAALGVVALAAQVATLPGMAPSGTTRLRTLVDVLRRPTVGLGMFATTLVFTGHFAFFTYLRPFLEQVAGVGVNGLSAILLGYGIANFVGTSLAGRVLEHRLRPMLIAMPASMVVLGVALVALGRAPLVDAVLVALWGMAFGGVPVAWSTWVTRTVPDEAETAGGLIVAAVQLAIATGAAAGGVVFDANGAAGVFVGAAVVLAAAVATIVTGVPKRLGAAS from the coding sequence ATGAATCCCAGCATCCAGCCCGCCGGCACGACGGCGGCACCCGGCGAGCCCGCGTGGGGCGCGGTCTTCGCGATGACGCTCGGCGTGTTCGGGCTCGTCACGGCGGAATTCCTGCCGGCGAGCCTGCTCACGCCGATGGCGGAGAGCCTCGGCGTGACGGAAGGCGTCGCCGGGCAGGCGGTCACGGCGACCGCGACGGTCGCGCTCGTGACGAGCCTGCTGATCGCCGCCGCGACCCGCACCATCGACCGGCGGCGCGTGCTGCTCGCGTTCTCGGTGCTGCTGATCGTGTCGAATCTCGCCGTCGCGTTCGCGACGAACCTGACGACGATCCTGATCGGCCGCGTGCTGCTCGGCATCGCGCTCGGCGGCTTCTGGACCATGTCCACCGCGACCGCGATGCGGCTCGTGCCGACCGCGATGGTGCCGCGCGCGCTGTCGATCATCTTCAGCGGCGTGGCCGTCGCGACGATCGCGGCCGCGCCGCTCGGCAGCTATTTCGGTCACCTGATCGGCTGGCGCAACGTGTTCCTGATCGCGGCCGCGCTCGGCGTCGTCGCGCTGGCGGCGCAGGTCGCGACGCTGCCGGGCATGGCGCCGTCCGGCACGACGCGGCTGCGCACGCTGGTCGACGTGCTGCGGCGGCCGACGGTCGGCCTCGGGATGTTCGCGACGACGCTCGTGTTCACCGGGCATTTCGCGTTCTTCACGTACCTGCGGCCGTTTCTCGAGCAGGTCGCGGGCGTCGGCGTGAACGGGCTGTCGGCGATCCTGCTCGGCTACGGCATCGCGAACTTCGTCGGCACGTCGCTCGCCGGCCGCGTGCTCGAGCACCGGTTGCGGCCGATGCTGATCGCGATGCCCGCGTCGATGGTCGTGCTTGGCGTCGCGCTGGTCGCGCTCGGCCGTGCGCCGCTCGTCGATGCGGTGCTGGTCGCCCTGTGGGGAATGGCGTTCGGCGGCGTGCCGGTCGCGTGGTCGACGTGGGTGACGCGCACGGTGCCGGATGAGGCGGAGACCGCGGGCGGGTTGATCGTCGCGGCGGTGCAGCTCGCGATCGCGACCGGCGCGGCGGCGGGCGGCGTGGTGTTCGATGCGAACGGCGCAGCGGGGGTGTTCGTCGGGGCGGCCGTCGTGCTGGCCGCCGCGGTCGCGACGATCGTCACGGGCGTGCCGAAGCGGTTGGGGGCGGCGTCGTAG
- a CDS encoding amino acid kinase family protein, with protein sequence MSTDPESKPPSTSQVAKLARALPFMQALHEQTVVIVYAGPAVLTPRSRLSFSQDVALLALTGVRPVVVHGGLPHIRTSSQPGLPEARAVHAARAVLAEVNLELVRLIGSHGVKALGVTGQDSGLMIAAAESDPALMSPVTQFDEAAFGALRENGRVPVVMPLAPDDGGQDRLLRPERLGSVIAQRTGAVTLVMMVERAVLRELGGDASLYGLTELAQWLADHPRSVAAPHVREALDALAHGVQNVHLADIAQPESLVDALLTEEGSGVVLCRRGNADLLLETRRYFADTAYALRRDFSVERKTIVRF encoded by the coding sequence ATGTCCACCGACCCTGAAAGCAAGCCCCCTTCCACCTCGCAGGTGGCCAAACTGGCTCGCGCGCTTCCGTTCATGCAGGCCCTGCACGAGCAAACTGTCGTCATCGTCTATGCCGGCCCCGCCGTGCTGACCCCGCGCTCCCGCCTGTCCTTCTCGCAGGACGTCGCGCTGCTTGCTCTGACCGGCGTCCGCCCCGTCGTCGTCCACGGCGGGCTGCCCCACATCCGGACGTCCTCGCAGCCCGGGCTGCCCGAAGCGCGCGCCGTTCACGCAGCCCGCGCCGTGCTGGCCGAGGTCAACCTCGAACTGGTTCGCCTGATCGGCAGCCACGGCGTCAAGGCCCTCGGCGTGACGGGCCAGGACAGCGGCCTGATGATCGCCGCGGCCGAGTCGGACCCTGCGCTCATGAGTCCGGTCACGCAGTTCGACGAAGCCGCGTTCGGCGCGTTGCGGGAGAACGGGCGCGTGCCCGTGGTCATGCCCCTTGCACCGGACGACGGCGGCCAGGACCGGTTGCTGCGCCCGGAGCGGCTCGGCAGCGTCATCGCGCAGCGCACCGGCGCGGTGACGCTCGTGATGATGGTCGAGCGCGCGGTCCTGCGCGAACTGGGCGGTGACGCGAGCCTGTACGGCCTCACGGAACTGGCGCAATGGCTGGCCGATCATCCGCGTTCCGTTGCGGCGCCTCATGTTCGCGAGGCGCTCGACGCGCTGGCGCACGGCGTGCAGAACGTCCACCTGGCCGATATCGCGCAGCCCGAGTCGCTGGTCGACGCGCTGCTCACGGAAGAAGGGTCGGGCGTCGTGCTGTGCCGTCGCGGCAACGCGGACCTGCTGCTGGAAACCCGGCGCTATTTCGCCGATACGGCGTACGCGCTGCGCCGCGATTTCAGCGTCGAGCGCAAGACGATCGTGCGCTTTTGA